GCTCGTCCGCAAGTCACATCCGTAAAGAAGTGCAGCACACGGACAATGGAGCTAATCAGAGGCGTCTAAGCGAGTAAAGAGTCGCTAAAAGGCCGTCACGGTCGCTATAGAGCTCTGCATTCCCAGCGGGGACCCCGAAGCTGAAAGCGAAATTTGGTACTGCCGGAGACAATAGAACGCAATTAAGACGCGTTAAGCAGGCAGCCAGTGCCGCCGCCTCGCCAAACGCGCTACTGCCGACGGGAGGACGGCTTCTCCGAATTAAAAAGGCTGCATCGCATCTCAGAGACGACGAGATGAACGCGATCCCCAGGAGGGGCTCACATCGCTCTTTGTTGTTCGCTTATTTACATTTTCGTAGCCGCTGCTCTACTTGTCAATCGCTCAGTGTGTGCTGTAAAACACTTGTTTACCAATTTGGAACCTAAAGATAAATACATCGACATGCACTGTAAATTAATAGGCAGGTAAATAAATAGGTGAATGCAATAAAGAAATCGGCTGTCGTTCAACAGAAGGAGGGAACATTTGCTGCAGCAAGTACCTTCTTTCATTACCTGCCTTTAGCATTCTAGACATGAGCATCACTTGAGGCAAAAATCTGTGCTAACGTGAGGTCTCGTGAAGACCACTGAAGTGTTAACGAGTCGAAATTGGCATTCTAGCCTGAAACTTCAGGGGTTACGTGCGTCGCGATATGTCATGGCTGCAAGACCACCATACGCCGCCGCCACCCCACCCCCGGGCatatcagttcagttcagtgagGCTAATTTAATTGCACAATCTTAACCGCAACAAAGAgaataatacatataaaaaagaatTGACTTGTGGGTAAGCAACAGCCTGTCTTTAATCCAGATGACCGCACGTCTAAATTGAGGGGGCGTCCAAAGCAACCGCCTCTGTTTCGTAAATGACTGTTTACGTCACAATTTACTGCCGAAAATTgcataaggcgctatatatgatCAAATGATTCTCTTTTTGCCTCGTGTGTCACCGTGAAAACTGATGTAAGCTAAAGATCAGGCGCTTCATCACACTCCCTGTTGCTTCGTGCGATCTTTTCTTTTAATACGTCAAGTTTAGTAGTCGGGAGCTGCAGCGCCTGTTGATGTGTTTTACGGAGAAAGCAGACGCTTTATTCGAAACTGCGCAGAGTCAAATCATTCTAGATCGTTTTTCATTTGGGTTTATACAATTTTTCGGTGTAGACATAAACTTTACGTGAAGCGGTTGTTGTGGCCTAACACCCCCTTCCCACCCCCTATCTCTCAGTTcgccaaaatgtattattttaaatttcttatggTTAGTATGTTAAGGCCTATTGACTGATTCTGTCATAATATTAGGAGAGCATATTGGATCATAcgatcacatttatttttatttgtcgtGTTCCAACATTCAGCGTTAGGCAATATTAATGGACTGGTAGCTACAACAGAATATTAGGATTCTGATATCACCCCATCCGAAATAATCCACCCCTCCTCCCCAGCTCCAGACTGCAAGATCCGAATCACTGCCACCTTCTAACTTGTAGATTATGCCCTAGAAATGTCATAATTGTAGCTGTGGAAGACATTAGATTGAGGGAGGGTGGTTTTGGTAATGTGGACATCACCCCTGCCGAAATACCACTCCACCACCCCCCAATTCATTCTAGTTGAAAACATGTAAATAGTTTATGTAGATATTTAATGGGCTGGGACGGTAATGTCGGCAGGCATGATTGTCAATAttgccaacccccccccccccccccccccccccaaactgtcTGTGTGGCAGCTACAGTCATGACATTTCTAGGGCATAATCTACTTGTCTCTAATTTGAACCTTCACTAAATTAAATGGTCCttggtcaagcaatggttcaACGAGAAACCACACAACCTGGAGTGATTCTGATTTTCAAATTTGGAGTTAAGAGGGGATGGGATTATTATCAACAGCCTGAAATCCTGTTACAGTTACCATCGTAAAGGTGTCACAGTGGTTCTTCAGGGTGATGCCATAGGGGGAGactcatttttggttcccaaaagaatcaGTCAAATGAAGGTTCGAGAAAgaactttcatttatttagatcccTCAACAGGTTCCATTAATAAGCCTGAATAAATGatagcagatttgtgaaataccagtacAGTAACACCTGGCTCAGTTCAAGTTTTCTCGACTTGCTGGTATCCTTGTAGGTAGTAGTctactgtaaattttaaaaatctgatattTCCATATATGCAAAAAATtctttcaaagcccaaagaaaccAGTTTTATGTGTAAATAAACCCGTCCCTGAATTAAATGGTTCTTGGGCAGCAATTGGTTCAACGAGAAACCCACACAACCTAAGAGTCGATTAATACTGCCTAACGCTGAATGCAGTAAcatgcaaaatataaattaatatgatCTTACGAACGCTATACGATTTCCTAATATTATGGCAGAATCAATCAATAGCATTTACACATTAGCCTTAAGAAAGATAAAATACTGTAATACCTTTCAGCTTGAGTGACGCGCGTGCACGCGagggggtggggggagggggggtgatATTTTAACATTATACGGCTGGCGCTctgtttagtcattctggtgtgtatttgagaagGGGCTGTTGTCTGTCATACTATAATATTTATCTGCTTCTGTACGTTGCTCCTGGAtaactaaaacacaaaatgagatTTTAGAGACTGGCTAAAGATAACAAGGGGTAGATCTAGAGGGGTACAGGGGAAAAGCAGGTCGATCTACACATAATATTACAGTGGAGGTACGAGTGTAATGTACTCCTGcgatgtgctatataaacaaagaaagaaagacagtccTAAGAGCTACAGTGCAAATAATGCACGTGGACGGTGATCGCCGCGCCGCTCTCGTCGTCTTTACCTTGAAAGGCCTGTCAGCTCCTCTCGTGCCCGGCGCCGTTCTCCTGAGCCGAGCGCTCTGCCCGCCTGTCTTTCTCTCTGATCCGCGTCTCTCTCGTTTCTTATTTTGTCGGCTGTCTTTTCCAGAAAGAACTAGCAGGCACGTCAACCCGCCAAAAGGAAGTCAAAGTCACTATTACCGTTAATGACATCTCTCCACTCTCAGCCCGGTGGAATGTTTTTGTTTAGTAAGGCTGGCGAATTCAGCACAACTGTGCTCGAGAAAATGCGAATCTTTAGAATCttattactaaaaaaaatcaaccaCTCGCGGGAGAAAAGCAACACGCGCGCATTAAAACCATAGAAGACCATGATAAATTAAAGTAACAATAAACATTAGGAGTAGTACTGTATTCTTATAATATATTGATGCATTTTTTGCATGCAATCTTTTCAAGCTCGGTTCTTGTAAAACTGAAGCCCGTGGACTACAAAGCTGGACCCCCAGAACATAACTCATTAACACCGTGGCCAGTTTTGGAACGACAATCACCTGTGATGAAAAACGATGTGTCgcacggggagaacttgcaatcCACGTATGGAACCGAACTTCACGTTCAGTGCCAGTAGAAGGGGCAGCGGCTCCAGGCGTTGGAGTATTCAGGGTTTTTATCCCAAAGACAGGCGTGTTGGCAGTGTGAGTGGGCGCGGTGTTGGGCTACAGTTGTGCCCAGAAATGAGTCCCACAACCCGCTGGATGCTGCCTGGATAGACTCGAGCATTACATAATGTTTAGAAAAATAAGTTTGGAAAATGGAGGGATGCTAATAGAATTGCACAAGTTATATTATCAGTGTTCACTGCTTGATTTACATACCGCTGTAGATGCAATAACGGAAATCACCTCGGCGTTGATGGCTTAAGAAGTGACACGTTTGGAAAGTGTCACTACATTTAaagtaaagcaaagtaaaacacGAATGAGTCGTATTACTATTTGCACAGACAGTGATTGACTTTTATTGGTTTCCCCGCGAATGGAGTTCAAGCCCGCGAGGATTTTCAGGTCTCTTATGTCTGCTCAGAGGTGTCTCCGATCTTAATATCGAGCCAATACTCTCTCGCAGTGGCAGCGTCCAAACTGAGCACCAAGAGGGCAAGAAGGATAAATCATTTTCGCCGTTGAGTTTATACTACTTCAGTAATTGGGAATGGTAAAAGtacattattctttatttacttaataTTAACATCAACCTGTAAATATGCTGAAATCCGTAAGAATACGCTCGACTTGCAATCGAGGGAACGTTGGGTTTAATTACACACAACGGTCGGGGGGAAAAAGTTCAATAACAGCAAACTGCTAACCTCTGCGGGGTAACGATGACAGATAACGGCGCGGTCATAACGAGTGCCGAATATCAACCTGAATTAATCGCAGTGGGTCTCACcgtccaaaacacagaaaccgATGTGGTGAATCGCATGAAGGGTGCAGTGGTCACAGATACAAAAGAAAGTGAACACAAATGCACATTGCATTACAGTTAGCTACCTCTTCAAAGAGCTCCAGGCTGTACGTGTTATCATCATCTGCAAAGAAGACGACCCCTGAGTGCTGAGCCCCGCGGTGCCCACGCAGCCAGGCGAGCCCCGCGTTCCTCTGCTCGGTGGCCCGAGGAAGACCCGTCCGCTTGTACCGTCTTGGGGTCAACACATGCAGATGAGTGTATGGGACCCCTGAATGAGCCAAAAACCGGGACACAAGTTCCGTGCGAATGTTGGAATCCTCCACCACAATCCAATGGAAGCGGGGTACCTGGCGAAAGGTGTTAGCCAAACGTGTGAGCTCTGCTTTTTGTACTGCCCGGCTGTAAGTGGGGGTGATGGCATAAACAGTGGGCAGCGAAGAGTGATTGCTGGTTCCCCTTTGAAGTGTCCCGTCCAGTCGGTGGCCATGACTTAGCCTGGAGAAGTAGGGGTGCGTGGGTACCCTGCCCGAGGTCCTCTTAGTATCTATATCTATCATTATGATCACAATCAAAACCCAAGGGAGGAGGATGAAAAAGCGACTGTAGAACAACGACTTCATGATGCTATCGACCAGTTACCAAAAGAGTCAAAAATCCTAGGGACAAAGCAGAAACTCTCTGCTTGGCAAGGGAATCAACACTGGAGTGGGTTACCAGCTCTAAAGACCGGAGTGCGCAGCCGACTTATCACGAAAGGCATCCGAGATCGCAAAGTGCCAGGAATCCTTGTATCCTCCCGTCGACAGAGCTGTGACCATCTGATGCTTGTGCGCCTCCACCCATTCAGCCCTGGCACCGGCTCGGTGTCCCGTTTCTGTTCAACGCCCATCTTCTCTCAAAGTTTGTATTCCGTACAGAGTGTCTTGGGCACCGCGATATGAGCGCCGTTATCCGTAAGGGAAAATCGGAGAGCGATCCAGGAAACTTCATCCTTTGCAAAAGGCGAGACCCCGAAGCGCACTCACTTTATCAAGCAGTCATCGGGGGCGGGGTGCGGTGGAACGGGGCACGGACCTGCGGCTCTCTTCTGCCGTGTGTCTCGCATTGTAGAGCCGGGGTGACTCGAGTACAGAGCGTCGATAGAGTTCGacggagagggagagggaggggGAGAAAAAGGCGGAGGGAGAAGGGCGCTGCTGCCGATTTGTTTTGCTGCTACTGAAAAAAAGGAGCCGACAAAAACGTCAGTGTCTATAGAGCCTTGGGAGAAAAGCCTCGGCGAATTTACAGAGGCGCAGCATCACCTACAGCGTGAAAGAGGGAGCGATACAGATCATCGATGAATGAGAAGGAAAGAGGAAGGGATCGACGGGGATGTCCATTTATTTGCGCATGACAGAAAATTATTACTTCATTATGGCATGAAAAGCTGTTTATGAATTTTAACTGAAAGGAAGAGGAGAGAAACAGACGACATCACGTCGCTGAGCCACCACCTAGAAGGACCGcggcaggggagctgccacctgcTAGGAAGGATGATGGCCAGTCGCGGTCATTCACCACTCCACGTACCAAGCTGGAGATGCGCCTGGAACGGTAAAGGAAATGAAGAGAGAATGTCAGTCACGGTCTACTATCATAAGTCACACCGAGTGACAGGTGCTTAGACGTTAAAGACGCCTGGCCTGCccataacaaaaagtaaaatggagAAGGTCACCAAATATCAACATGTGGTGGGCATTACAGCAGGACGAGCGATTCTGGACATTCTTAATGTGTACACCCTCTTGCGCCCTGGGCCTTTTGGGTCTTAATTGTTTACTTTTATAAAGCATAATCCCAGTTTCTTTGTTCTTTATGTAGAACTTTGTTTTTGAAGTCACGGAGGTGACATTTGATACTTCTCACTATAAGTCAAGTTTCTGATAtctatagtgcctataaaaatattcaccccatgttttattattatacaacctTGAATCACGTCTTTGACattcatcaacagaaaaagagactctttaatgtcagcgTTAAAACAGATCTCTTTAAAATGGCCTAAATGAATtccaaatgtaaaatacaaatataatttatCACATACTGTACGTActcaccccttcaagtcagtattaaGTAGACACCCTTTTGGCAGCCAtgccagccttgagtctgtgtccATAggctctatcagctttgcacatctggacactgcacgttttcctcattcttctttgcaaagctgCTCAAAGTTTGTCAGGATAcatggagattgtgagtgaacagcctgtTCCCTGtccaaccacaaattctcaattgaatTAAGATCTGGACTCTAACATGGCCACTACAGgacaataacatttttgtttttaagccattcttaGCTTTATGCCGGGGCTTGTAGTCTTGCTGGAAAGGAAATGTTCTCCTAAGGAGCAGATTTCTGcattaggttttcctccagggTTTCCTTGCATTTTTACCTCCACAAATCTTCCAGGGTGTGCTtcagaaaaacatccccacagtatgaggctgccaccaacatgcttggtggtggggatggtgcgtttTTGATAATGAGCAGTGTTCAAACATCATATTTAGCCCGAGAGCCAGAAAGCTCGATTTTGGTGTCGTAaggccatagaaccttcttccagccgACTTCTGTACAACAGCGGCTTTCTCTTTGaaactctcccataaagctgtgactggtaaaGCATCTGGGCAACAGTTGttatctgcacagtctctccgaTCTCAGTCACTGTGGCCtgtaactcctttagagttctTATAGGGCTTCTTCTTgcacgatcactcagtttttgtggatggcctgctctaggcagatttgcagttgtgccatactctttccatttcttcatgattgatttaactttactctaagggatattcagtgacttggacatttcCTAGTATCAATCCCCTGAACTTGTGCTGTCccatcaccttttcatggagttgaatggagtgttcttttgtgaaAGTTTGGTCACAATATGGATTCACCACAGTTTGGACTTTctacattcaggtgcatttgtaAGGCAGTGATACCCATTATGCCACCATGTCACCAATCGGTAATGATCAATTTCTTAAATTGTTATATGGCATAACATCAGGCTTATCTGATGTAAAATACAGTGGACATTTATTTGACATTGGCTAGATGGGTATCTCACTACTGACTGGCCTCCTTTGTTAAATAGAAGTGGGAGACGGATATACTTGTGATCATCTGGGATAGCACATTTGTGTCAGGCTAACTTAAAATATCGCAGACCTCATGGTTTTATTctacagggtgggccatttatatggatacaccttaataaaatgggaatggttggtgatattaacttcctgtttgtggcacattagtatatgtgaggggggaaacttttcaagatgggtggtgaccatggtggccattttgaagtcggccattttggatccaacttttgttttttcaataggaagagggtcatgtgacacatcaaacttattgggaatttcacaagaaaaacaatggtgtgcttggttttaacgtaactttattctttcatgagttatttacaagtttctgaccacttataaaatgtgttcaatgtgcTGCCCATTGTGTTGGATTGTCAATGCAACCCTCTTCTCCCACTCTTCACACACTGATAGCAACACCGCAGGAGAAATGCTAGCACAGGCTTCCAGTATCTGTAGTTTCAGGTGCTGCACATCTCGTATCTTCACAGCATAGACAATTGCCTTCAGATGACCCCAAAGATAAAAGTCTAAGGGGGTCAGATCGGGAGACCTTGGGGGCCATTCAACTGGCCCACGACGACCAATCCACTTTCCAGGAAACTGTTCATCTAGGAATGCTCGGACCTGacacattgaacacattttataagtggtcagaaacttgtaaataactcatgaaagaataaagttatgttaaaaccaagcacaccattgtttttcttgtgaaattcccaataaggttgatgtgtcacatgaccctcttcctattgaaaaaacaaaagttggatccaaaatggccgacttcaaaatggccaccatggtcaccacccatcttgaaaagtttcccccctcacatatactaatgtgccacaaacaggaagttaatatcaccaaccattcccattttattaaggtgtatccatataaatggcccaccctgtataatATTACTAATTTGAGAAGACTGCCATACTGGGACGAAACCAAAGCAAATCATGTGCTGGCCCAAACACATACCTGCTGTACCTTAATCCCAAGTACGGTGAGCTGCATGTTTTTGCCAAAATTCATCCATTTGTGAAGGTGTCCTTTAATGAGACTATTTCCTGCTCTCATtctattacattattattttaatttatattttctttttattcttttctcacAAATTTCGGCCAGAAGTGTATTGATCCTGAAACATTTTAGTACCATTTATGCTCTTggcattatttctttttaaatacaggtaaaattccattacaatgaactgccagggacctaaaaaatattttgttgtaatgaaaattttgttgtaaagattaTTTGTTGTAATGGTATTTTACTTGTACTATATTacattaatttactttattatgAAAATGAGCTGGTCATTTACATTATAGTAATAGAAAATGACTaaggaaagaaaagcaaattatctcaACCGGGTGTCGAACAAAAGTGAAGCAAAGAAAAGACTGCCGCATTTGAGAAGCCACAAGTTCAAGAAGCCTTAGTCTAAACGTCATCGTGAATTCAGCTCTACTTGGCTGCATCTTCACATCGCCAACAAAAAAGTATactggatggatgaaattaaagTGCTGTCAATGTGATGATTTTGAATCATACATGCAGTGTGTTCCAGAAGCTAAAGGCCAAAACAGTGAGACAGCCAAACTCAGTAACCATAGCCTGGCCATTCGATCTGGTCAAGGCAGGTGGGGAGAATAAGCGAGTAAGACAAAGATATACTTCATCTTTCTGTCCAGTTTCTGAATCTGCATATTTCAAGTCTAGGTCATGTTGAGACAGAGCCAAACAATCCATGTCAAAACTAGGACGTCATCTGTGGGGCGGCATTTACGAAAGTTAAGGGGTGAGCACTCTGGACACTGAGGTGAACCACACCCCTCCAGTTGTCAAACTATGATGATAACGAGTGGGCGCTGTTAATGAAAGTAAACCCAAGAGGAACAGCCTGGATGTCAAattctgatgatactgagtgcGCATTGTTACCTACTGTgcgccatttatgaaagtaaaactgCACACTCTGTACACCAAGGGGCGCATGCGCCttaaatgtttacagtatatgcacataGGGAGAAAGGGATGATGTTGGTGGTCATAtgctggacctgatctgcacatctggattatctgtcgacaacacttatagcagtgatttgggactctctgaccataaagcagtatttttcactgtctcattacctctccctcctcttacctgtaaacaacaaatttcttacagaaaccttaaaaatatctgtccctctgttcctCCTGGACccttttctgatcttttactgtcttcacctattccatcaacactagatagttttgttggccactataactcagcccttcactcagcactcgataaaacagcttctttaaaacataaggaggtttcctttaagtgttcagctccttggtataactcagagctatgatctatgaaagcagctggccgacgccttgagagaatgtcacgtaagactggcctcaccgtgcacatccaggctttctctgaccaccaaagagcttacagagaagcactaactgctgccaagaacacccactatggtagaataatagaaagtggccacgataacccaagggttttgttctctgtaattaataaactactcaaacccgcatctggcccaactacctcctctactgaaatctgtgaggaattcctccactttttccgtaacaaaattaaagatctaaataattcaactaacacaaaatacatcatctgtttatatctctccctgttttcccactccatccagctccttctctaagttctcaccagtcacatctgtgtttgttaatGGTGAGGCTGACTACTtatgtactggaccccatccccaccacacttcttaaatcctgccttcatgccataatcccgactgttacaacaataataaactcatcccttgacactggctttgtgccgctcacttttaaatcgcttctgtaacccccatgttaaaaaagtctggactATATATTGAcactcttaacaattttcggcctatttcccacttaccttttctgtcaaagttcttgagcgtgttgtagccttctagctcaccaattacttaacctctaataatgaGAGaacacaagcataaaggtttggggtgttTAGCCCCATATACTGCAACAAAAAGGTCAGAATAATTCAACAAAATCATCAGACAAATAGGGATGGGTAGACGGACAACTTATAGGGTCCGACTGGATAATAAACAGTGGGATGCTAGGAAAATCGTGGTTTTGGGAGGTTGACATCATTAAACGGGGACCAGAGggtagaaaggaacccggaagtgttgcgGCTCTTTTAGTCGTCTGGGCAATATTATGACAGTGGCGCTTTGTTCTTTCTAGGgaaataagaagagagaggttagtacgctgccgtTGCCCCCCAGCATGACTTTTCGCGGTGTgcatcgggtccttaagctgctccccatgcgctcatgCATGACACCTCATATAATTTGATGAAACCCTTTCAGTCTGATTTCAGGGCGcaacacagctgtgaaactgctcttcttcgggtaaccaatgatttgcttaaggcagcagactctgggcaaacagcatattaattctgatagacctcagtgcagcatttgacactgtcagacatgacatcctactgtccagaatggagaacatgctgggtgtctctggcactgctctccagtggttcaagtcctatctgaatgataggcaagagtttgttagtcttggcaagagcagatccagctcagcgccagtcacacaaggagttcctcagggctctgtctttggtcctctgcttttctgtatttatatgtttccccttggccatattattcatagttttggactgggttatcatttttatgcagactaTACTCAACTCTATTGCAATGTTAAacgtggaacttcatcagagctttctcagctcacaacctgcctcagtgaaattaaaacctggatggagcagaactctttaaaattaaattgcaacaaaactgaactcctgcaaattggcactaaagtgcaacttaataaaatgagctccttttcagtccatcttggcggtgatctcatcagaccttcttctgatgcaaggaatcttggtgtcatttttgattcctccctttcttattccgcccacatagatcacattaagaaactttcttactttcacctccgtaacatatcccgtgttcgctccttcctctctttttctaaCACTGAAAAACTTGTCcatacttttatcacatcccacatcgattattgtaattccctactggcaggtgccccttctaatcacagcttcagcttattcaaaactcggctgcaagagtccttactcgaaccagaagcagcgagcacataacacccatcctgctccgtctccactggctccctgtgtcctacaggattgaatataaaatcctactaataacctacagtggtgtgaaaaactatttgcccccttcctgatttcttattcttttgcatgtttgtcacacaaaatgtttctgatcatcaaacacatttaaccattagtcaaatataacacaagtaaacacaaaatgcagtttgtaaatggtggtttttattatttagggagaaaaaaaaaatccaaacctacatggccctgtgtgaaaaagtaattgccccctgaacctaataactggttgggtcacccttagcagcaataactgcaatcaagcgtttgcgataacttgcaatgagtcttttacagcgctctggaggaattttggccaattcatctttgcaaaattgttgtaattcagctttatttgagggttttctagcatgaaccgcctttttaaggtcatgccatagcatctcaattggattcaggtcaggactttgactaggccactccaaagtcttcattttgtttttcttcagccattcagaggtg
The sequence above is drawn from the Erpetoichthys calabaricus chromosome 15, fErpCal1.3, whole genome shotgun sequence genome and encodes:
- the b3gat2 gene encoding galactosylgalactosylxylosylprotein 3-beta-glucuronosyltransferase 2, encoding MKSLFYSRFFILLPWVLIVIIMIDIDTKRTSGRVPTHPYFSRLSHGHRLDGTLQRGTSNHSSLPTVYAITPTYSRAVQKAELTRLANTFRQVPRFHWIVVEDSNIRTELVSRFLAHSGVPYTHLHVLTPRRYKRTGLPRATEQRNAGLAWLRGHRGAQHSGVVFFADDDNTYSLELFEEMRTTQKVSVWPVGLVGGRRYERPLVEKGRVVGWYTGWRADRPFAIDMAGFAVNLQVILTNPKAMFKRRGSQPGMQESDFLKQITKVQDLEPKAHNCTKVLVWHTRTEKVNLGNEPKHRQDTIQIEV